The following are encoded in a window of Oncorhynchus keta strain PuntledgeMale-10-30-2019 chromosome 10, Oket_V2, whole genome shotgun sequence genomic DNA:
- the LOC118388503 gene encoding small nuclear ribonucleoprotein E: protein MAYRGQGQKVQKVMVQPINLIFRYLQNRSRIQVWLYEQVNMRIEGCIIGFDEYMNLVLDDAEEVHMKTKNRKPLGRIMLKGDNITLLQSVAT from the exons ATGGCGTACAGAGGACAAGGGCAGAAGGTCCAGAAGGTTATGGTGCAGCCAATC AACCTTATTTTCAGGTATCTACAGAAC CGTTCTCGGATACAGGTGTGGCTGTATGAACAAGTGAACATGCGGATAGAGGGCTGCATCATC ggCTTTGACGAGTACATGAACCTGGTTCTGGATGACGCTGAGGAGGTCCACATGAAGACCAAGAACAGGAAGCCCCTGG GGAGGATCATGCTGAAAGGTGATAACATCACCTTGCTACAGAGTGTTGCCACTTAA